A part of Acaryochloris sp. CCMEE 5410 genomic DNA contains:
- a CDS encoding nickel-binding protein: MSRWLLSLRLLPILVVSSMSLVVVETTFKSPLHPSERADALPKCWPCLVQHNVTWVRSILCINRNRMINEFDAPDAETVRTLYHRVGVPFDRVWTGESFTPESISESVISKGEVQ, encoded by the coding sequence GTGTCTCGTTGGCTGCTGTCTCTGCGTCTCTTGCCGATATTGGTTGTAAGTTCCATGTCTCTTGTCGTCGTCGAAACCACTTTCAAGTCTCCTCTGCACCCATCCGAACGGGCAGATGCTCTACCCAAATGTTGGCCCTGCCTCGTTCAGCACAATGTTACATGGGTTCGGAGTATTCTCTGCATTAATCGCAACCGGATGATCAATGAATTTGATGCACCGGATGCAGAGACGGTGCGGACTCTCTACCACCGGGTAGGGGTTCCTTTTGATCGCGTATGGACCGGAGAATCATTCACTCCAGAGTCAATATCAGAATCAGTAATAAGTAAAGGAGAAGTTCAATGA
- a CDS encoding RidA family protein, protein MNELEINAGLAPTENYQYAQQVGAQLFVAGQVPYDSEANLVGTDVAKAQARQCLNNLRTLITLYGFKERDIRLLKIYVVGEQQNLLDAWKGVTEWFENDVPPATLLGVARLGYEGQLLEIDATVISEDSQ, encoded by the coding sequence ATGAACGAACTTGAGATCAACGCTGGACTGGCCCCTACCGAGAATTATCAATACGCACAGCAAGTTGGCGCACAGCTATTTGTTGCAGGGCAAGTACCTTATGATTCAGAGGCCAATTTAGTTGGAACCGATGTCGCAAAAGCCCAAGCCCGCCAGTGTCTGAACAATCTGCGGACACTAATCACGCTGTACGGATTTAAGGAGCGCGATATCCGGCTGTTAAAGATCTACGTGGTTGGTGAGCAGCAGAACCTTCTCGATGCCTGGAAGGGTGTTACAGAATGGTTCGAAAACGATGTCCCTCCAGCTACGTTACTGGGCGTAGCGCGATTAGGGTATGAAGGTCAGCTCTTGGAAATAGATGCAACAGTGATTAGCGAGGATAGTCAGTAA
- a CDS encoding Uma2 family endonuclease, translating into MQTQLPVAETTKTIPAEQRLTLNNVSWDTYEKLLDAFGEHRAVRLHYDEGVLEFMVPLEAHENPSDLVGLFICTLVVESGMDLKCMASTTLRREKLKKGAEPDKCYYIQNESLVRGRTVDLEKDPPPDLVVEIDITHTDIDKNTLYANMGVPEFWRFNGAVLTIFQLDQGQYQEVDVSPTFDWVPKDVFYHFLKQGKKIGEAQAIRELKKWIEQHPRSSA; encoded by the coding sequence ATGCAAACTCAGCTACCTGTTGCCGAAACAACGAAGACGATACCCGCTGAGCAGCGGCTCACGCTCAATAACGTTTCTTGGGACACTTATGAAAAACTCCTGGATGCCTTTGGCGAACACCGAGCGGTACGGCTTCACTATGACGAAGGAGTCCTAGAATTCATGGTCCCGTTGGAAGCCCATGAAAACCCCAGTGATCTGGTGGGGCTGTTCATTTGCACTTTAGTGGTTGAGAGTGGCATGGATCTCAAGTGCATGGCCTCTACAACCCTCCGGCGAGAAAAGCTCAAAAAGGGCGCTGAACCCGATAAATGCTATTACATTCAAAATGAATCGCTAGTGAGAGGACGCACGGTTGACTTGGAGAAAGATCCACCCCCAGATTTAGTGGTGGAAATTGATATCACTCATACGGATATTGATAAGAATACGCTGTATGCCAATATGGGCGTTCCTGAATTCTGGCGGTTTAATGGTGCTGTGCTGACGATCTTTCAACTGGATCAGGGCCAATATCAGGAGGTTGATGTTAGCCCCACCTTTGATTGGGTGCCGAAGGATGTGTTTTATCACTTCTTGAAGCAAGGCAAAAAAATCGGGGAAGCTCAAGCGATTCGGGAGTTGAAAAAATGGATTGAACAACATCCCAGATCGTCAGCCTAA
- a CDS encoding Rpn family recombination-promoting nuclease/putative transposase, translated as MFDSTCKFLAESFSSDFASWLLGEPIPLTELSPSELSLEPIRADTLILLASEEYILHVEFQTEPDSNMPYRMADYRLRVYRRFPHKQMKQVVVYLTPSQSYYVYQTAFEIPGMRHEFDVIRLWEQPTQLFLESTGLLPLAVLTNTPDQAQTLRQVAERIDAVPELRVQSNVAASTGILAGLTLERDFINQVLRKEIMQQSVIYQEWKEEFLQEGREEGERTGILKGKLEGEQSLVLRLLNRRIGDVSPELRSQIQSLSLEQLEALGEALLDFSESADLVNWLQENQAS; from the coding sequence ATGTTTGATTCAACCTGTAAGTTCCTTGCAGAGAGCTTTTCCAGTGATTTTGCTTCTTGGCTACTGGGTGAACCTATTCCACTCACTGAACTCAGCCCATCCGAACTATCCCTCGAACCGATCCGTGCCGATACATTAATTCTTCTAGCTTCTGAAGAATATATTTTGCATGTAGAGTTCCAGACTGAGCCGGACTCGAATATGCCATACAGGATGGCGGATTATCGTCTGCGAGTCTATCGCCGCTTTCCCCACAAACAGATGAAGCAAGTGGTGGTCTATTTGACGCCTTCTCAATCCTATTATGTTTACCAGACAGCCTTTGAGATTCCTGGAATGCGTCATGAATTTGATGTCATTCGTCTTTGGGAACAACCCACACAACTTTTCCTTGAATCAACGGGTTTACTGCCATTGGCGGTTTTAACCAATACTCCAGATCAAGCCCAAACCTTGCGTCAGGTGGCTGAACGAATCGATGCCGTTCCAGAACTGCGAGTACAAAGTAATGTCGCAGCCTCAACTGGGATTCTGGCTGGGTTAACATTGGAGAGGGACTTTATTAATCAAGTTCTGCGGAAGGAAATCATGCAACAGTCAGTCATCTATCAAGAGTGGAAAGAAGAATTTCTCCAGGAAGGTCGTGAAGAAGGCGAACGGACGGGCATCCTTAAAGGCAAACTTGAAGGTGAACAGTCCCTTGTCCTCCGGCTTCTCAACCGACGCATCGGTGACGTTTCTCCAGAGTTGAGATCGCAGATCCAATCCCTATCCCTCGAACAGCTTGAAGCCCTCGGTGAAGCCTTGCTCGACTTTTCGGAATCCGCTGATTTGGTGAACTGGTTGCAGGAGAATCAAGCAAGCTAG
- a CDS encoding ADYC domain-containing protein — MKDVQLDPQDTGGDVYLYTVLSQDKTGQWHNFCLPDPKGVAKAIPLTGRWDRTGAHIDDSSITFACTNGALAKCVRWGYKPWKTVKGISLKDYHQACSRMVRADYCGDGRDHTQNGTPIDVYDRLGLHQRNPKSDMAFEAAWTAEGAVYLNRTRFPGASAQLQIDCPEKLASTSPKASTVARDPQSVLPQALLFNDSFMQTVTP, encoded by the coding sequence ATCAAGGACGTACAGCTTGACCCCCAAGATACAGGCGGCGACGTTTATCTCTATACTGTTCTTTCTCAGGACAAGACTGGACAGTGGCACAACTTCTGTCTGCCGGACCCCAAGGGGGTCGCAAAAGCTATCCCCCTGACAGGGCGTTGGGATCGCACAGGAGCCCATATCGATGACAGTAGTATCACCTTTGCTTGCACCAATGGTGCCCTAGCAAAATGTGTACGCTGGGGTTACAAACCCTGGAAAACAGTCAAAGGCATCTCGTTAAAGGACTATCACCAAGCTTGTAGCCGCATGGTGCGGGCAGATTACTGTGGTGATGGTCGCGACCATACCCAAAATGGCACCCCCATCGATGTCTATGATCGCCTCGGGTTGCACCAGCGCAACCCAAAAAGTGACATGGCTTTTGAAGCCGCTTGGACTGCTGAGGGGGCGGTCTATCTGAACCGGACTCGTTTTCCGGGGGCGAGCGCCCAATTGCAAATAGATTGTCCAGAGAAGCTAGCATCAACATCGCCAAAAGCCAGCACAGTGGCGCGTGATCCACAGTCCGTACTACCCCAAGCGCTACTGTTCAATGATTCTTTCATGCAGACCGTTACGCCCTAA
- a CDS encoding precorrin-8X methylmutase: MLTIKELTKTVGQGTTPRMVRHYHEIGLLPQPSRSQGNYRLYDNADVQRLQQIVALKKQGFQLAHIRQILTTQPPTIEPLLDQLQHQYQAVLQQLIKLRQTATALEGIIGRDLACQSVQAEALAQLRQLAAEAETATAFTDGLWQQLDAAVPEHPEHFQEALARLLPDLSQRPEIEVDVISHLVLACGDVSLASFIRFSPDAIKAARETLSTRCTVVADVSAVNAALDQPRLKHLGCSWATLLDNPHVDSAADAEQQFWQDQNGHQRLESLINGTVWVVGYAPSVLMKLCAAIEEGVGQPALVIGLPIGFSHASAAKRRLAKLDIPYVTTENTFGGGLLAAVVLNRLAASLIEKPDCHCYLG, from the coding sequence ATGTTGACGATTAAAGAACTCACTAAAACGGTGGGGCAAGGCACCACACCCCGCATGGTGCGTCACTATCACGAAATTGGGTTACTGCCTCAACCCTCACGTTCTCAAGGCAACTATCGGCTTTATGACAATGCCGATGTCCAGCGGTTGCAACAGATTGTGGCGCTGAAAAAACAGGGTTTCCAGCTTGCTCACATCAGACAAATTCTGACGACTCAGCCTCCTACCATTGAACCCCTTCTCGATCAACTTCAGCATCAGTATCAAGCCGTTCTACAGCAACTGATCAAGCTGCGTCAAACGGCCACCGCCCTGGAAGGAATCATAGGTCGCGATTTAGCCTGCCAATCTGTCCAGGCGGAAGCATTAGCCCAATTACGGCAATTAGCAGCAGAGGCTGAAACAGCCACCGCTTTTACTGATGGTCTATGGCAGCAGTTGGACGCCGCTGTCCCAGAGCACCCAGAGCATTTCCAAGAGGCACTGGCTAGATTGCTCCCAGACCTCTCCCAGCGTCCTGAAATCGAGGTGGATGTCATTTCCCATCTGGTGTTAGCCTGTGGCGATGTCAGTCTGGCTAGCTTTATCCGCTTTAGTCCCGATGCCATCAAAGCTGCCCGTGAGACACTATCAACTAGGTGTACGGTAGTGGCCGATGTATCAGCTGTGAACGCTGCATTGGATCAACCCCGCCTTAAGCATTTAGGTTGCTCCTGGGCCACCCTTTTAGATAACCCCCATGTAGACAGTGCTGCTGATGCTGAGCAACAGTTCTGGCAAGATCAAAATGGGCACCAACGGCTGGAATCTCTTATTAATGGTACCGTTTGGGTGGTGGGGTATGCGCCATCCGTATTGATGAAGCTCTGTGCAGCTATCGAGGAGGGTGTGGGACAGCCTGCATTGGTTATTGGTTTACCAATTGGATTTAGCCATGCATCTGCAGCTAAGCGGCGACTTGCAAAGTTGGATATTCCCTACGTGACCACAGAGAATACCTTTGGTGGTGGCTTACTGGCAGCAGTGGTTCTTAATCGGCTAGCGGCTTCTCTGATCGAAAAACCTGATTGCCACTGCTATCTTGGATGA
- a CDS encoding DUF4242 domain-containing protein codes for MTLVIVETLSETPLTPENLTDEDVQFMNCLEERNGTWRYSLLSIDRQRMICTFEVPDVESLRESYRRSGVPYNHIWPGEILKPEGTQPQKNEAIFKVFEGTYPEGLTPTQWDAMNQSMSSHYAEHGVEWVQSYVSLDRTRIVCELNAPDLESVIKAHHKIGLTKTQLWPATLLAEV; via the coding sequence ATGACACTGGTGATTGTTGAGACGCTATCGGAGACGCCGCTAACTCCCGAGAATCTCACAGACGAAGATGTTCAATTTATGAACTGCTTAGAGGAGCGTAATGGCACTTGGCGGTATTCGTTGCTCTCGATTGATCGACAACGAATGATTTGCACCTTTGAAGTCCCTGATGTAGAGTCATTGCGCGAATCATACCGCAGAAGTGGGGTGCCCTATAATCACATTTGGCCAGGAGAGATTCTCAAGCCAGAAGGGACCCAACCCCAGAAGAATGAAGCTATTTTCAAGGTCTTCGAGGGCACTTATCCTGAAGGATTAACCCCAACACAGTGGGACGCAATGAATCAGTCGATGTCATCTCACTACGCTGAGCATGGTGTCGAGTGGGTACAATCTTATGTATCACTGGATCGAACGCGCATTGTTTGTGAACTCAATGCCCCCGACCTAGAAAGCGTGATTAAAGCTCACCATAAGATTGGTCTCACTAAGACGCAACTCTGGCCAGCAACTTTGCTGGCAGAAGTATAA
- a CDS encoding BTAD domain-containing putative transcriptional regulator, which yields MPQTLSVRLLGVISIRHGERSLSGQLTGRQQEFIAYLALNRKVPQSRQRLSFQFWPDLPDDRARANLRKELSLIRKALPKADEFISVTGKTLQWNPESHFTLDVADFEEIAKKGKQATLEELERAISLYRGELLPDLDCEWVLPERDRLHQMFRQVLEKLINQLEIQRDYPVGVTYAQQLLRDDPLNEGAYCSLIRLYGLMGDRTSGLQTYHQCMTLLREELGIDPSATTQKLYEQLLRSEGETRPPLGSLPLSTTRFNTALSPLIGRGQEWKIIEGWTDSLLHQPAMISEVLLLAGEPGIGKTRLLEELGVMMQANHVQILWGSSFAAEMMRPYGFWIDALRSGNVGATEHLPDALSVLLPELGQPPQTLPDPSYLYDAVVNLLTQWAKPSPLLLLLDDIQWLDEASSALLNYVIRVMRHVPIAFACTARSGELTANIAMSKVLQMLRREQRLRTVEVQPLTSDQTVALIQSAGQIELSQISPESARQFFIDSGGNPFLALEIARYGGQTRIHPQGSLEVLIEDRLQQLDDATREFLPWAASLGRSFQPSTVAHVADYPITELLTVIEQLEQQSIIRPSTALEGEMGYDFAHDILRQVVYKQLSHPRRVLIHRQIAQKLSEQTTQEKALAGTIVHHADLGGDHVLATSAAIEATEYSLKLFAYTEALEIAQRGIQHCQFLEAKIQNLSYAKLLKLCAFAGGKGEQAKSLEQEAKSLIQKAKSLGSTEAETEALEALTILQFNQDKLGEVHQHSLRIAEMSQMVNPAQAVRLLAHSGDCFSSIGREIDRAEALLLEAQVLAERVGIENCDLESGMGNIHRHYGRYEPAKLHFQKAWKMAQTQQDHWRECYCLNGLAMIALEAGNPQDALPYCEAIVEVAAKIEAEGSEVANATALAALAHYQLNDARYETEIVEAIETLRQVDAKRMLAYILTEVAAVDLHHSRPEVAVQRAEVALANALPVKHPSAIALSGATLIQGLLASEEYQRATTEWDTLHTRIDYHSLSARAQEAIDRTRENLLVHQTSIAESQK from the coding sequence ATGCCTCAAACACTGAGTGTTCGCTTATTAGGTGTTATTTCTATCCGCCATGGAGAGCGTTCTCTTTCTGGTCAGCTCACCGGACGGCAGCAAGAATTTATTGCTTACCTAGCTTTAAATCGAAAAGTCCCTCAATCTCGCCAGCGACTTTCCTTTCAGTTTTGGCCAGATTTACCAGATGATCGTGCCCGCGCTAACCTAAGGAAAGAACTGAGTTTGATTCGCAAGGCGCTACCGAAAGCAGATGAATTTATTTCGGTGACGGGTAAGACGCTGCAATGGAACCCGGAGAGCCACTTTACCCTTGATGTAGCTGACTTTGAGGAAATCGCGAAAAAAGGAAAGCAGGCAACTTTAGAAGAGTTGGAGAGGGCGATCTCACTCTATCGAGGTGAACTGCTACCTGATCTTGATTGCGAATGGGTTCTCCCAGAAAGAGACAGACTGCATCAGATGTTTAGGCAGGTGTTAGAAAAGCTCATCAATCAATTAGAAATACAGCGGGACTATCCTGTGGGGGTGACCTATGCTCAGCAACTCCTGCGAGATGATCCGCTCAATGAAGGGGCCTATTGTTCATTAATACGGCTGTATGGATTGATGGGAGATCGCACCAGTGGCCTGCAGACCTATCACCAATGCATGACATTACTGCGTGAGGAACTGGGTATTGATCCGAGCGCGACAACACAAAAGCTTTATGAGCAACTGTTGCGATCTGAGGGAGAAACTAGGCCACCTCTTGGTTCTCTTCCCTTATCCACTACACGATTCAATACAGCGCTCTCCCCGCTTATTGGCCGTGGCCAGGAGTGGAAAATCATAGAGGGTTGGACCGATTCGCTTCTGCATCAGCCTGCAATGATATCCGAGGTGCTGCTGTTGGCGGGCGAACCCGGCATTGGCAAAACTCGTTTACTGGAAGAACTTGGCGTTATGATGCAAGCAAACCATGTTCAGATTCTGTGGGGTTCCTCATTTGCTGCAGAGATGATGCGCCCCTACGGTTTTTGGATAGATGCCCTCCGCTCAGGAAACGTTGGGGCGACCGAGCATCTTCCAGATGCCTTGAGTGTTTTGCTGCCAGAACTGGGGCAACCGCCCCAAACCTTGCCCGACCCCAGCTACTTATACGACGCGGTGGTGAATTTGCTCACGCAGTGGGCTAAACCGTCTCCATTGCTATTGTTGCTTGATGACATCCAATGGCTCGATGAGGCTTCATCTGCTCTATTGAACTATGTCATTCGAGTCATGCGTCATGTACCAATTGCGTTCGCCTGCACCGCACGGTCAGGTGAACTGACGGCAAATATAGCAATGTCAAAGGTACTGCAAATGCTACGACGGGAGCAGAGACTGCGAACCGTAGAGGTTCAGCCGCTGACGTCAGATCAAACGGTAGCCCTAATCCAAAGTGCAGGCCAAATCGAGTTATCACAAATCTCTCCTGAATCAGCCCGCCAGTTTTTTATAGACAGCGGCGGTAACCCCTTCTTAGCCCTTGAAATAGCGAGATATGGGGGACAAACCCGCATTCACCCCCAAGGCTCCCTTGAAGTGCTGATTGAGGATCGTCTTCAGCAGTTGGATGATGCTACACGGGAGTTTTTGCCTTGGGCAGCATCTTTAGGTCGCAGTTTTCAGCCCTCAACAGTGGCGCATGTCGCAGACTACCCCATCACAGAACTGTTGACGGTGATCGAACAGCTTGAGCAACAATCCATTATTCGTCCCAGCACAGCCCTTGAGGGTGAAATGGGATACGACTTTGCCCACGACATTCTGCGGCAGGTGGTTTACAAACAGCTTTCTCATCCTCGCCGGGTGTTAATCCACCGTCAGATAGCCCAAAAGCTCTCTGAGCAGACGACTCAAGAGAAAGCATTAGCGGGCACGATTGTCCATCATGCTGATTTGGGCGGAGATCATGTCTTAGCAACGTCTGCTGCCATTGAGGCAACCGAATATAGTCTGAAGTTGTTTGCCTATACCGAAGCGCTGGAAATAGCCCAACGGGGTATCCAGCATTGTCAATTTCTAGAAGCAAAGATACAGAATCTGTCCTATGCAAAGCTGTTGAAACTCTGTGCCTTCGCTGGGGGCAAAGGTGAGCAAGCCAAAAGCCTGGAACAGGAAGCAAAAAGTCTCATCCAAAAAGCAAAATCTTTAGGGTCCACGGAGGCTGAAACCGAGGCCCTGGAAGCCCTGACGATCTTGCAATTCAACCAGGACAAGCTGGGTGAGGTCCATCAGCATTCCCTACGGATCGCTGAAATGAGTCAGATGGTAAACCCAGCCCAAGCAGTTCGACTGTTGGCTCATAGCGGCGATTGCTTTTCCAGCATAGGTAGAGAAATTGATCGGGCAGAGGCACTGCTACTTGAAGCCCAAGTGTTGGCAGAGCGAGTCGGCATAGAAAACTGCGATCTTGAGTCTGGTATGGGTAATATCCACCGTCACTACGGTCGCTATGAGCCAGCGAAGCTACATTTTCAGAAAGCGTGGAAGATGGCCCAGACTCAGCAGGATCATTGGCGGGAGTGCTACTGCCTCAATGGTCTAGCAATGATTGCGTTGGAGGCAGGTAATCCCCAAGATGCTCTACCTTATTGTGAAGCAATTGTAGAGGTAGCGGCCAAGATTGAAGCCGAAGGAAGTGAAGTCGCTAACGCAACTGCTTTGGCAGCCCTAGCCCACTATCAACTTAACGATGCTCGGTATGAAACCGAGATCGTCGAGGCCATCGAAACCTTACGGCAAGTGGATGCCAAACGGATGCTGGCCTATATCCTCACGGAGGTAGCAGCAGTTGATCTACATCACTCTCGACCTGAAGTAGCCGTTCAACGCGCTGAAGTAGCGCTAGCCAATGCGCTACCAGTGAAGCATCCTAGCGCAATTGCCCTAAGTGGAGCGACTTTGATTCAGGGACTATTAGCTTCAGAAGAGTACCAGAGAGCCACAACGGAGTGGGACACTCTGCACACTAGGATAGATTACCATAGTCTCAGCGCCCGTGCCCAAGAGGCCATCGACCGCACCCGAGAGAACCTGCTAGTGCATCAAACTTCAATCGCTGAATCACAAAAGTAG